From a single Cotesia glomerata isolate CgM1 linkage group LG6, MPM_Cglom_v2.3, whole genome shotgun sequence genomic region:
- the LOC123266647 gene encoding serine/threonine-protein phosphatase 6 regulatory subunit 3 isoform X1 encodes MFWANIYALSPQIEALLNKEDVTLQELMDQEEIVPECKSQNKKLVEYLTRPEVIEELVSLTTKEPPEDIEERWRYKYPNVACELLTCNVPTLNEKLAGSETLLAKLYSFIDTDEPLNPLLASFFSKIIGVLLIRKSDQNWYSYQFMCLQVLEFLKGRQKCVDRLLEHLETSAIMDLVLKLVTKVEGVDMRQNILNWLDTQQLVQRLIKLLSSEADSDKHTNAAQLLCDIVKLAREYRLTCTERTDPDPILNTLESEETVSLILETILSGEHKESSIVGGIQVLLVLLGQETNNILIDPKQGNNSGEDTTENMDHIKIQNATLPYLEKLQKLLFDPPPKPTVKTTAGLLEIPLGNTRLHIAKLLTALLSSENIKVFQKLAELGTFQTLLDLFFKYCWNNFLHTQVEQCLALVISGEWQENSNSVYSHIFVQCKLIERILDAWVINDDKQKKENGIRQGYMGHLINIANNIVKKSEKSEELSKYLKENVPQECFEKWEALVNTQLAEINKTHQIFLGGKTQPYITSSEDSTEDFNSYSQDNYCQQVYENYQEQQMTSRFTDHYGLYDDKFNDGNDALQPSNSVDQIATMPFTLTEEDLIQQEDAFNKICQQKQKAGLEEEGLEWGDEGELTFQTVIDKRDWPFKQQQHDSISSDEDEDTKDIQMEIDSADPWDTPEPLSNNTILPEVSPWDSSTSPTDESSGWANFDNFDSTLNIANPAQTTMQPNAEPEKQEVPETTTSTTDKLATSNPEPIATSSPFLTNSSSSPNDIKSPEASADQDPIKANIIENKNTKDSVRENPDNNVSSNVNDNANVEPIENIPPSDRKSEEPEDKTRALTNL; translated from the exons ATGTTTTGGGCTAACATCTATGCATTGTCTCCACAAATTGAGGCATTACTTAACAAAgaa gatgTCACACTCCAAGAGCTGATGGATCAAGAGGAAATAGTGCCTGAGTGTAAAAGtcagaacaaaaaattagttgaATA tttgaCGAGGCCTGAAGTTATCGAAGAATTAGTATCGCTGACCACTAAAGAACCGCCTGAAGACATCGAGGAGAGGTGGAGGTACAAATACCCTAACGTAGCCTGTGAATTACTCACATGTAATGTTCCGACTCTTAATGAAAAGTTGGCAG gttcCGAAACATTGTTggcaaaattatattcatttatCGACACCGATGAACCATTGAATCCACTTCTTGCCTcatttttcagtaaaataaTAGGAGTACTTTTGATCCGTAAAAGTGACcag AATTGGTACTCCTATCAGTTCATGTGCTTGCAGGTCTTAGAGTTTCTTAAAGGTCGCCAGAAGTGCGTGGATCGTCTTCTCGAGCACCTTGAGACCTCGGCGATAATGGACTTGGTGCTGAAGCTTGTCACCAAGGTCGAGGGCGTTGACATGCGTCAGAATATACTAAAt tggTTGGATACTCAGCAACTAGTACAAcgattgattaaattattatcgtcTGAAGCTGATTCAGACAAACATACTAATGCGGCACAGTTACTTtgtgatattgttaaattagcAAGGGAGTACAGGTTAACGTGCACTGAACGCACTGATCCTGATCCTATTCTCAATACATTAGAGTc agaaGAAACCGTGTCATTAATACTAGAGACTATTTTATCTGGTGAACATAAAGAAAGTAGCATTGTAGGAGGTATTCAAGTACTATTAGTTTTACTTGGCCAAGAAACAAACAa tatTTTAATTGATCCAAAACAAGGTAATAATTCTGGTGAAGATACAACAGAAAATATGGACCATATTAAAATCCAAAATGCCACTTTACCGTacctggaaaaattacaaaagctATTATTTGACCCACCGCCT AAGCCCACAGTTAAGACAACAGCTGGATTATTAGAGATTCCGTTAGGGAATACCCGCCTGCATATTGCCAAATTATTAACAGCTCTTCTTTCGTCGGAGAATATTAAAGTATTCCAGAAGCTCGCTGAGCTAGGTACATTCCAAACGTTGTTGGATCTATTTTTCAAGTACTGTTGGAATAACTTCCTTCATACTCAAGTAGAACAATGCCTGGCTTTAGTTATTAGTGGAGAGTGGCAAGAGAATAGCAATTCAGTATATTCGCAC ATATTTGTTCAGTGTAAATTGATCGAGCGTATACTAGACGCCTGGGTGATAAATGACGATAAACa aaaaaaagaaaatggaATCCGTCAAGGCTACATGGgccatttaataaatatagcTAATAATATTGTGAAAAAGTCTGAAAAGAGCGAAGAATTGAGCaagtatttaaaagaaaatgttCCTCAAGAGTGCTTTGAAAAGTGGGAAGCACTTGTAAATACTCAACTTGCTGAAATTAACAAAACACACCAAATATTcctg ggCGGAAAAACACAGCCGTACATCACGTCGTCTGAGGACAGCACAGAAGATTTTAATTCTTACTCCCAAGATAATTATTGCCAGCAG gtTTATGAAAACTATCAAGAACAACAAATGACATCACGTTTTACCGATCATTACGGCTTATATGACGATAAATTTAATGATGGAAATGATGCTTTGca gcCCAGTAATTCGGTTGATCAGATAGCCACGATGCCTTTCACATTAACTGAAGAAGATCTTATTCAACAAGAAGATgcatttaataaa ataTGTCAGCAAAAACAAAAAGCCGGCCTAGAGGAAGAAGGTCTTGAATGGGGCGATGAAGGCGAACTAACTTTCCAAACAGTTATTGATAAACGCGATTGGCCATTCAAGCAACAGCAGCATGATTCTATTTCTTCCGACGAGGACGAAGATACTAAAGACATTCAGATGGAAATAGATTCTGCTGATC cTTGGGACACGCCAGAGCCTTTATCAAACAATACAATTCTACCAGAAGTAAGCCCTTGGGATTCATCGACATCGCCTACAGATGAATCGTCAGGCTGGGCTAATTTTGACAACTTTGATAGTACGCTTAACATTGCAAACCCTGCACAAACAACCATGCAACCTAACGCTGAACCTGAAAAGCAGGAAGTACCTGAGACAACGACTAGTACAACAGACAAACTAGCTACTTCTAATCCCGAACCAATTGCCACTTCTTCTCCTTTTTTGACTAattcttcttcttctcctAATGATATTAAGTCCCCAGAAGCATCTGCTGATCAAGATCCAATTAAAGCTAATATCATTGAGAATAAGAATACTAAGGATTCAGTTAGAGAAAATCCAGATAATAATGTGTCTTCAAATGTAAATGATAATGCTAATGTAGAGCCAATTGAAAATATTCCTCCAAGTGATag aaaatcaGAAGAGCCTGAAGATAAAACACGTGCActtacaaatttataa
- the LOC123266647 gene encoding serine/threonine-protein phosphatase 6 regulatory subunit 3 isoform X2 gives MFWANIYALSPQIEALLNKEDVTLQELMDQEEIVPECKSQNKKLVEYLTRPEVIEELVSLTTKEPPEDIEERWRYKYPNVACELLTCNVPTLNEKLAGSETLLAKLYSFIDTDEPLNPLLASFFSKIIGVLLIRKSDQVLEFLKGRQKCVDRLLEHLETSAIMDLVLKLVTKVEGVDMRQNILNWLDTQQLVQRLIKLLSSEADSDKHTNAAQLLCDIVKLAREYRLTCTERTDPDPILNTLESEETVSLILETILSGEHKESSIVGGIQVLLVLLGQETNNILIDPKQGNNSGEDTTENMDHIKIQNATLPYLEKLQKLLFDPPPKPTVKTTAGLLEIPLGNTRLHIAKLLTALLSSENIKVFQKLAELGTFQTLLDLFFKYCWNNFLHTQVEQCLALVISGEWQENSNSVYSHIFVQCKLIERILDAWVINDDKQKKENGIRQGYMGHLINIANNIVKKSEKSEELSKYLKENVPQECFEKWEALVNTQLAEINKTHQIFLGGKTQPYITSSEDSTEDFNSYSQDNYCQQVYENYQEQQMTSRFTDHYGLYDDKFNDGNDALQPSNSVDQIATMPFTLTEEDLIQQEDAFNKICQQKQKAGLEEEGLEWGDEGELTFQTVIDKRDWPFKQQQHDSISSDEDEDTKDIQMEIDSADPWDTPEPLSNNTILPEVSPWDSSTSPTDESSGWANFDNFDSTLNIANPAQTTMQPNAEPEKQEVPETTTSTTDKLATSNPEPIATSSPFLTNSSSSPNDIKSPEASADQDPIKANIIENKNTKDSVRENPDNNVSSNVNDNANVEPIENIPPSDRKSEEPEDKTRALTNL, from the exons ATGTTTTGGGCTAACATCTATGCATTGTCTCCACAAATTGAGGCATTACTTAACAAAgaa gatgTCACACTCCAAGAGCTGATGGATCAAGAGGAAATAGTGCCTGAGTGTAAAAGtcagaacaaaaaattagttgaATA tttgaCGAGGCCTGAAGTTATCGAAGAATTAGTATCGCTGACCACTAAAGAACCGCCTGAAGACATCGAGGAGAGGTGGAGGTACAAATACCCTAACGTAGCCTGTGAATTACTCACATGTAATGTTCCGACTCTTAATGAAAAGTTGGCAG gttcCGAAACATTGTTggcaaaattatattcatttatCGACACCGATGAACCATTGAATCCACTTCTTGCCTcatttttcagtaaaataaTAGGAGTACTTTTGATCCGTAAAAGTGACcag GTCTTAGAGTTTCTTAAAGGTCGCCAGAAGTGCGTGGATCGTCTTCTCGAGCACCTTGAGACCTCGGCGATAATGGACTTGGTGCTGAAGCTTGTCACCAAGGTCGAGGGCGTTGACATGCGTCAGAATATACTAAAt tggTTGGATACTCAGCAACTAGTACAAcgattgattaaattattatcgtcTGAAGCTGATTCAGACAAACATACTAATGCGGCACAGTTACTTtgtgatattgttaaattagcAAGGGAGTACAGGTTAACGTGCACTGAACGCACTGATCCTGATCCTATTCTCAATACATTAGAGTc agaaGAAACCGTGTCATTAATACTAGAGACTATTTTATCTGGTGAACATAAAGAAAGTAGCATTGTAGGAGGTATTCAAGTACTATTAGTTTTACTTGGCCAAGAAACAAACAa tatTTTAATTGATCCAAAACAAGGTAATAATTCTGGTGAAGATACAACAGAAAATATGGACCATATTAAAATCCAAAATGCCACTTTACCGTacctggaaaaattacaaaagctATTATTTGACCCACCGCCT AAGCCCACAGTTAAGACAACAGCTGGATTATTAGAGATTCCGTTAGGGAATACCCGCCTGCATATTGCCAAATTATTAACAGCTCTTCTTTCGTCGGAGAATATTAAAGTATTCCAGAAGCTCGCTGAGCTAGGTACATTCCAAACGTTGTTGGATCTATTTTTCAAGTACTGTTGGAATAACTTCCTTCATACTCAAGTAGAACAATGCCTGGCTTTAGTTATTAGTGGAGAGTGGCAAGAGAATAGCAATTCAGTATATTCGCAC ATATTTGTTCAGTGTAAATTGATCGAGCGTATACTAGACGCCTGGGTGATAAATGACGATAAACa aaaaaaagaaaatggaATCCGTCAAGGCTACATGGgccatttaataaatatagcTAATAATATTGTGAAAAAGTCTGAAAAGAGCGAAGAATTGAGCaagtatttaaaagaaaatgttCCTCAAGAGTGCTTTGAAAAGTGGGAAGCACTTGTAAATACTCAACTTGCTGAAATTAACAAAACACACCAAATATTcctg ggCGGAAAAACACAGCCGTACATCACGTCGTCTGAGGACAGCACAGAAGATTTTAATTCTTACTCCCAAGATAATTATTGCCAGCAG gtTTATGAAAACTATCAAGAACAACAAATGACATCACGTTTTACCGATCATTACGGCTTATATGACGATAAATTTAATGATGGAAATGATGCTTTGca gcCCAGTAATTCGGTTGATCAGATAGCCACGATGCCTTTCACATTAACTGAAGAAGATCTTATTCAACAAGAAGATgcatttaataaa ataTGTCAGCAAAAACAAAAAGCCGGCCTAGAGGAAGAAGGTCTTGAATGGGGCGATGAAGGCGAACTAACTTTCCAAACAGTTATTGATAAACGCGATTGGCCATTCAAGCAACAGCAGCATGATTCTATTTCTTCCGACGAGGACGAAGATACTAAAGACATTCAGATGGAAATAGATTCTGCTGATC cTTGGGACACGCCAGAGCCTTTATCAAACAATACAATTCTACCAGAAGTAAGCCCTTGGGATTCATCGACATCGCCTACAGATGAATCGTCAGGCTGGGCTAATTTTGACAACTTTGATAGTACGCTTAACATTGCAAACCCTGCACAAACAACCATGCAACCTAACGCTGAACCTGAAAAGCAGGAAGTACCTGAGACAACGACTAGTACAACAGACAAACTAGCTACTTCTAATCCCGAACCAATTGCCACTTCTTCTCCTTTTTTGACTAattcttcttcttctcctAATGATATTAAGTCCCCAGAAGCATCTGCTGATCAAGATCCAATTAAAGCTAATATCATTGAGAATAAGAATACTAAGGATTCAGTTAGAGAAAATCCAGATAATAATGTGTCTTCAAATGTAAATGATAATGCTAATGTAGAGCCAATTGAAAATATTCCTCCAAGTGATag aaaatcaGAAGAGCCTGAAGATAAAACACGTGCActtacaaatttataa
- the LOC123267186 gene encoding uncharacterized protein LOC123267186, with protein sequence MDINFQGLTRTSSFTDLSSARKLIFQQVTASEGLVKHYSCEQIFDKDSNVRQVKVSTLITAAGKPQSEEIWTTSFPRVSNYVKNPKSSSLNKLPMQIKEKSEPCHLQALNLSLLQISHDSRRGTSCEIRKHRRSRSSYDDRRRADSPVSVRKPALDMNASKDPELKVQGDSKNKEAIEDLKKLRPLAQEFTVKAARSSRSVKLLFFGLVALSILIISSLITEIYEPSFDFRNASLELSRKIYGQDLAVVKLSEYFQENSLDFKVVALVGGTGVGKTYAGKIIKKHFPHTHNIYEYIPPLADVIPEAYDILSALHSNLVVLENLRLKDLQDFVYFVRYFFEQKNRPKVIILAMINPETVDNNLRKSLDLEMSIRIIQEAFSKVDVPVKTVAFQALGSEALEACVREEAKKLNFKINDFQIEEIKKSIISSQSGCKGAYAKVQLYVK encoded by the exons ATGGACATTAATTTCCAAGGTTTAACAAGAACATCAAGCTTCACAGACTTGTCATCAGCtcgaaaattaatattccaaCAAGTGACAGCTTCTGAAGGTCTCGTTAAACACTACAGCTGTGAGCAGATTTTTGACAAGGATTCAAACGTCAG ACAAGTAAAAGTTTCAACGCTAATAACAGCAGCAGGTAAACCTCAGAGCGAAGAGATCTGGACCACAAGCTTCCCACGTGTGTCAAACTATGTAAAAAACCCGAAATCATCTTCCTTGAACAAGCTTCCGATGCAAATAAAAGAAAAGTCAGAACCTTGTCATCTACAGGCACTAAATTTAAGTCTCTTGCAGATATCTCATGATTCACGTCGCGGAACTTCATGCGAAATAAGAAAACATAGACGCAGTCGGTCGAGTTACGACGACCGCCGAAGAGCAGACTCGCCGGTATCTGTCCGAAAACCTGCTTTAGATATGAATGCCTCCAAAGATCCAGAATTAAAAGTTCAAGGTGATTCCAAAAACAAGGAAGCTATCGAGGACTTGAAAAAACTCCGACCTTTAGCCCAAGAGTTCACCGTGAAGGCCGCGAGGTCCAGCAGGTCCGTCAAGCTCTTGTTCTTCGGACTTGTGGCCTTGAGTATCTTAATTATCTCCAGCCTCATCACGGAGATCTACGAGCCGTCGTTCGACTTCAGGAACGCCAGCTTGGAGCTCAGTCGGAAGATCTACGGGCAAGATCTCGCTGTGGTAAAACTGTCTGAGTATTTTCAGGAAAATTCTCTGGACTTTAAAGTCGTCGCTTTGGTTGGAGGCACTGGAGTTGGAAAAACTTACGCAGGGAAGATTATAAAGAAACATTTTCCTCACACTCATAATATTTATGAGTACATTCCCCCGCTAGCTGACGTCATTCCTGAAGCTTATGATATTCTGTCTGCCTTACACTCCAATTTGGTGGTCCTGGAAAATTTGAGGCTTAAAGATCTCCAGGATTTTGTCTACTTTGTCAGGTATTTCTTCGAGCAGAAAAACAGACCGAAGGTTATTATTCTTGCGATGATAAATCCTGAAACTGTGGATAATAATTTGAGGAAGTCGCTTGATTTAGAAATGAGTATCAGGATTATTCAAGAAGCTTTTTCGAAGGTTGATGTTCCAGTTAAGACTGTTGCTTTTCAAGCTTTAGGATCTGAAGCTCTGGAAGCTTGTGTTAGAGAAGAAGCGAAGAAGTTGAATTTTAAGATTAATGATTTTcaaattgaagaaattaagaagagTATCATTTCTTCACAGAGCGGGTGTAAAGGCGCTTATGCTAAAGTTCAACTTTATGTTAAGtga